cccacacatacacacacacacacacacacatatatatatatacatacatatatatatatatatatatatatatatatatatatatatatatatatatatatatatacacacacacacacacacacacacacacacacacacacacacatatatatatatatatatatatatatatatatatatatatatatatatatatatatatatatatatatatatatatatgtatatatatgtatatagtataatacacacacacacacacacacacacacacacacacacacacacacacacacacataatatatatatatatatatatatatatatatatatatatatatatatatatatatatatgtatatatatatatatatatatatatatatatacacacacacacacacacacacacacacacacacacacacacacacacacacacacacacacacacacacacatatatatatatatatatatatatatatatatatatatatatatttatttatatatatatatatatatatacatatatatatatatatatatatatatatatatgtgtgtgtgtgtgtgtgtaatgtgtagtaatgtgtgtatatatatatatatatatatatatatatatatatacatatatatatatatatatatatatatatatatatatatgtgtgtgtgtgtgtgtgtgtgtgtgtgtgtgtgtgtgtgtatgtgtgtgtaatatataataatgtgtgtgtgtgtgtgtgtatgtatatgtgtgtatgtatatgtgtgtgtgtgtgtgtgtgtgtgtgtgtacatatacatatacatatatatacatatatatacatatatatacatatatatacatatatatatacatgtatatacatatatatacatatatatatatatatatatatatatatatatatatatatatatatatatatatatatatatatatatatatatatatatatatatatatatatatatacatatatatagatacatatacatacatacatatctatacaaccACGTAAACAAATTACATCATTACGAAACAGCGAGCGCAAGAGCCGGAGGGACGAGGAACCCGGCGCGCCACACGAAAAGAATTCCTGACGCGAGAAAGTGTCGCCAAGATCGCTGAACACAAGGACCAGTGAGACGGAAAATTGTCATTCTAACGAGCATCATTTGTGACGGAGAGGTGGCCTTCCATGACTCGgatggcggggtgggggagggttgtatgagtgtgggggggagggggtgagagggtgagagagggttgggtgggtgggaatgaggaaggagagtgaggatgagaggggaggggtgagagagggagagaggatgagaagggggatatgagaggagggagagataatgagaggcgggggtgagggaggggagagaggatgagaagtaaggaaatgagaggggggagagtggataAAAGGGAGTAGCATGAAAGAAGGGTGGGCATAATGGGGAAGGGAGCATGAAGAGAGGGTGgcaagagagatgggagagagcaTGAAGAGAGGGtggcaagaaagagggaagagaggatgagaaggaggtagcatgagagaggggaaagaggatgaagacaGAGTGGCATGAGACAGGACGGAGGAGAAGCCGAAGAACggaggaacgaaagaggagaaagagaatatgaagagACTGACCATAATAGCGAGTGGGGAAAAGCATGAAAAGAAGGgtcatgaggagagagagaatatgaagatagggagggaagaccgagaaaaagaggggggttgagagaggggtaaagaaaagggaatgacggaaggaaaagggagaaaatggggcataaaagaggggagaagatgaagataggAAGAGCACACCATGAAAAAAGTGAAGGTCATgaatagggaggaaaagggagcgaggaacatgagggaaaaaaagaacatttgtcatgagaggggaaggaagaggggagagggggagaaggcaatggaaagaagtaggagaagagcaggagtggagaggggatgagggagaggtagataagatggaggaggaaaagaaaggtacggagggaggagggtaaagaaatcggaaaggagaaggagagagacacggagatgGGGCATGAGAAAGACACGAAGAAGGGGcatgagaaagacaaggagaagaggcAGGTGAGGAACAAGGAGAAGGGGCATGAGAAAAACACGAAGAAGGGGCATAGGATAGACAAGGAGAAGGGCCATGAGAAGGACACAAAGAAGGGGCATGAGGAAGGCGAGGAAAGGGGcataagaaagacaaggaaatggGGCattgagaaaaaaacgaagaaggggCATGGGATAGACAAGGAGAAAGGGCATGAGAAAggcacagaggagagggagaaaagagacacgggattagaggaagaggaggaggtgataatgaacagagaaggaagagggatatgaGGCAGAAGAGGTCGAGAGTTAAGAAACGAGGGTCTGACACgcgaatgaaaagaaaggaagaaatgttgGTGAAAGGAAGCTGAAAGGAAGGATCGTTGAGAggatgtgtttgttgttgttgttgacttgtttatctatctatctatttttatttatttattgtattctctctctctctctcgctctctctctctctctctctctctctctctctctctctctctctatctatctatctatctatctatctatctatctatctctcactcactcactctctctctctctctctctctctctctctctctctctctctctctctctctctctctctctctctctctctctctctctctctttctctttctctttctctctgtctcttcctgtgtatgtgtctatatttgaGTGTGTTTTATGTGCCAGTCCTCAAAATCTataagagataaaataaaacaaaatgagaaacgttctttaaaaaataatgataaaataaagaataatgataaaccaAACACAACATCAAATCCCActcacaaaaacagacaaaaaagacatatataaagagagagagagagagagagagagagagagagagagagagagagagagagaaagagagagagagagaaagagaaagagaaagggagagagagaaagaaagagaaagaaagaaagaaagagagagagagagagagagaggagagggagggagggagagggagggggagagagagagagagagagaaagagagagagagtgagagagagagagagagagagagagagagagaaagaaagaaagagagagagagagagaaagagcgagaaagagaaagaaagaaagaaagagaaagaaagaaagaaaaagaaagagagagggagagagaatcctaAAGGTTCGAACATTAATCCGACGtcgtttatgaaaaaaaataaaagataaataaaaaataaaaaacgaaatttcAGACCCAAGCTCATCCTCAATGGCAACGTCACCCTCGAGAGGTCTGTATAATCACTCCTTCTCGATCGAATACACGCTCAGAACTCGCTTTTATTTGCTTGAttagttgtttgtctgtgttttcttttttgtttaattgttgtgtttgtgtttaactttttgttttacttttttaaaaattgttttgtttttgtttattttttgtttaattgttgtgtttgtgtttaactgttttgtttgtactttgtttttttttgtctaattgttttgtgtgttttttttttattgctttgtttgGTTAACTACGTGTTTGTTTTGTTCGTCGTTTAATTTTTTTTAGTATCAGTCTGGTTTTGTTCGGtttattactttctttgtttggttttgcttcattgttttgtttgtgttttggactatatgtcggattttttttcatatcctctttttgtttctttctttttttaatttttcatttttctcccttccgATCTATcacatcattcttcttttctttccattatcctctcgtaatctttctttctttctctcgcttccatcaCCTCCCACCACATTCATCATTTATCCGACCAAtccctcactcttttctttaGACAAAAAGATATGATTTATTACTTCGAATGCTggatatcaccccctcccccctcctctccctcctcctccccacctcttccccacctacccctccccatctctccctcccctccccctccccacgccccctcacccctccctcttcccacctcccaactctcctccttcccttcccctcctccttcccctccccccccttccctcctcctcctctcctcccttcctctcctcctctcctctcctcccctcctcctatcccgaTTTTCGTCGCGCCTCTAAATGGGTGTGTGTCAGTGAATGATGAAGAGAAAATattaaaagggaagagggaggaagaggaggagaggggagaggaggaacaggaggaagaggaggaagaggaggaagagaggggagggggaggaggagggaaaggaaaagggggtaaggggagggggaggggggagagagggaaaggaagcggaggaaggggaagaagagggggaagaggaggaagaggaagaagaggaggaagaggaggaaggggaagaggggggagaaagaactaggagaaggggggagtagggagagaggaagggaagaggagggaataagggaagggaaagaggaaggggagagaaagagtaggagttcaaagaggaaggcaagggcggggggggaataagggaatgagagggaaaataggacagagagagtaaatgagtaaataggAATTAAagcgcaaaggggggggggggagaaagggaaaggaataaagagggagagagatggat
This genomic interval from Penaeus vannamei isolate JL-2024 chromosome 35, ASM4276789v1, whole genome shotgun sequence contains the following:
- the LOC138859369 gene encoding splicing regulatory glutamine/lysine-rich protein 1-like, yielding MGHEKDTKKGHEKDKEKRQVRNKEKGHEKNTKKGHRIDKEKGHEKDTKKGHEEGEERGIRKTRKWGIEKKTKKGHGIDKEKGHEKGTEEREKRDTGLEEEEEVIMNREGRGI